The Accipiter gentilis chromosome 19, bAccGen1.1, whole genome shotgun sequence genome has a window encoding:
- the LOC126048343 gene encoding protein NPAT isoform X1 — protein sequence MLLPSDVARLVLGYLQQEKLLATCREFILESSDLKEYAEHCTEDGFIPACLLSLCGKNLTTILNEYVAMKTKETTNEVPAMMSSLWKKLDYTLSQIRSMQNSTGFSANQRTRTRSGIVEMKRQRMLQQSAPANSGLLSVAHQSGPQNSSSIVSPQVIHRPTINQSMSQARLNTLFVHQSQTQENKISTGDFIHIQVPASQERKLHSNLLSPGRRKSESQKRKSIATSGPLSAARSSQDPDEVVTEKESEPLEEFIDGNFPQLVIENAREKILSNKSLQEKLAENINKILGSDGNVTQAPKQTDSGPTEQETSIDEILGLQGEIHMSEEAIQDILEQTESDPAFQALFDLFDYGKSKVNKNLPAGISGQSGVENSILVDEDNLETLESSLGTEETSRCDNSRESLSCKGFQLGEASCVLKTSVNDDDMAKKNTTNEQLHGNCRPKKQTEVLKTVTPEHIGELEITFDSVPGLTEPNKRQSSDSECNEHCGDSYDKKESSALVSESERAMEIEKGPLSHSAQSSPNLEYVHSGSPQISLISLAEGTTASENKTRSGSKCHLSPDKSLSEKTLTESPSDGSPGHSVLLRKNNSSISSPSADAGKEQAATNDTAALPGIFQENSSHHSNQQEQSTQSDCAVARSAVKILELDKTELQLEVVDTSNKTYSNDQHTLDKPCKKEFNLPSGLSNSEGTQGEMQEPSSSTKVDADNIYFSSGDDTCTEISVVSTENNLTTSEICHSPLPETASSTDESGTEAKSISGVSSSSQSMDVDPSNIMSLKIIISDDPFISSDTELNNAVSSITGENLPTIILSSPAKSPTKTAGLSKCLTSEDTEKNVDSALAEQNLLVLRPKDPAVTSVNTQNEDCTVFSVAGATNLSKEGGFIQLMPATSTAFGNSNNLYIATCVTDPATLGTAVTPSNVVVLPGNSMPLAAQAPAVQQLRTPPRSSNAFAANQTVSPNFPQGSAIIIASPVQPVLQGMVGMIPLSVVGQNGNTFSAPARQVLHMPVANPVCNRSVPKLPIPPKSQKIPGARNKSNTGKLVPNVAEPLSHINSRTQRTGNSDKIITAELGRKAEESLPVAPVESTSSNSRQSESHRRVLCFDNVLPTPGGNTQIQTTKSLSQKERTENTLFAVDSASSSAKAQVAKREKDKTLPRILCKPEVGSNRSTAAKEPQPERKVATAGLPLDPFHKTTANKENELRRDTDEKQKNQDTAKLSNGQQTVSLWNEKTVASVQELNKKQGSLSNGNGKSSVSISLASKEPKREPAKVSNQGLCLSSPFTKQCVEMLQDIQWHSPTSKTVENGELPVPRTPSGVGDRHTDDTTDSVRTPTCRRFNEDSTTPRIMVPPATPDLPACSPASETGSENSVSMAAHTLMILSRAAIARTSTATPLKDNTQQFRSLRSTVKKRKLEDLNEGERNSRSANRKDLQSSPTPSKKKKIKKKKLPNSFPAGMDVDKFLLSLHYDE from the exons ATGCTGCTGCCGTCCGACGTGGCCCGGCTGGTGCTGG GGTATTTACAACAGGAAAAACTTCTAGCTACCTGCCGtgaatttattttggaaagctCAGATTTGAAAGAATATGCAGAGCATTGTACAGAGGATGGATTTAttccagcctgcttgctg tccctgTGTGGAAAAAACTTGACAACTATTCTTAATGAATACGTAGCCATGAAAACAAAAG AAACAACAAATGAAGTTCCAGCAATGATGTCATCTCTGTGGAAAAAATTAGACTATACACTTTCTCAGATCAG GAGCATGCAGAATTCAACAGGATTTTCTGCTAATCAAAGGA CACGTACAAGAAGTGGAATTGTAGAAATGAAAAGACAGAGAATGCTTCAGCAATCAGCTCCTGCAAACTCAGGATTGTTGTCAGTAGCCCATCAGTCAGGGCCACAAAATTCCTCTTCTATTGTATCTCCTCAAGTTATTCACAGGCCAACAATAAATCAAAGCATGTCACAGGCAAGACTGAATACATTGTTTGTGCACCAGTCACAAACCCAGGAAAACAAGATCAGCA caGGAGATTTCATACACATTCAAGTTCCAGCATCACAAGAACGAAAGCTTCATTCAAACTTGCTTTCTCCAGGGAGACGGAAAAG TGAAtctcagaagaggaaaagcattGCAACATCTGGGCCTCTTTCAGCAGCTAGAAGTTCTCAAGACCCTGATGAAGttgtaacagaaaaagaaagtgagCCGCTTGAAGAATTCATAGATGGTAACTTCCCA CAACTGGTTATTGAAAATGCCAGAGAAAAAATCTTGAGCAACAAATCTCTTCAGGAGAAGCTTGCTGAGAACATTAACAAAATCCTGGGCAG TGATGGCAATGTCACTCAAGCCCCTAAACAGACAGACAGTGGTCCCACAGAGCAGGAGACTTCAATTGATGAAATTCTTGGACTTCAG GGTGAAATTCATATGTCAGAAGAGGCTATACAGGACATTCTAGAACAGACAGAATCAGATCCAGCTTTTCAGGCACTCTTTGACTTGTTTGATTATG gaAAGAGCAAGGTAAATAAGAACTTACCTGCTGGTATTTCTGGTCAGAGTGGAGTAGAAAATTCAATCCTGGTGGATGAGGATAACCTAGAAACACTTGAAAGTTCTTTAGGAACAGAAGAAACTAGTAGAt GTGATAATTCTAGAGAATCACTATCCTGTAAAGGTTTTCAGTTAGGAGAAGCATCATGTGTCTTGAAGACCAGCGTTAATGATGATGATATGGCTAAGAAAAATACAACCAATGAGCAGTTGCATGGAAATTGTAGGCCAAAGAAGCAGACTGAAGTacttaaaactgttacccctgaACACATTGGAGAGCTTGAAATCACTTTTGACTCTGTGCCTGGTTTGACTGAACCTAACAAGAGACAGAGTTCTGATAGTGAATGTAATGAACACTGTGGAGATTCTTATGATAAAAAAGAGTCCTCTGCATTAGTATCTGAAAGTGAAAGAGCCATGGAAATTGAAAAAGGCCCACTAAGTCATAGTGCTCAAAGTAGTCCTAATTTAGAATATGTTCATTCTGGTAGTCCGCAGATTTCTTTGATTTCATTGGCAGAGGGTACTACAGCCAGCGAAAACAAAACACGTTCTGGAAGTAAATGTCACTTATCACCAGATAAATCACTATCTGAAAAAACACTTACTGAAAGCCCTTCTGATGGGAGCCCTGGCCACAGTGTACTGCTGAGAAAAAACAATTCATCAATTTCTAGCCCATCAGCAGATGCAGGAAAAGAACAGGCTGCAACAAATGATACAGCTGCCTTACCTGGTATCTTTCAGGAGAACTCTAGCCACCACTCTAACCAACAGGAACAGAGTACGCAGTCAGACTGTGCTGTTGCAAGATCTGCAGTGAAGATTTTGGAACTTGACAAAACAGAGTTGCAGCTTGAAGTTGTTGATACTTCTAACAAAACTTACTCAAATGATCAGCATACACTTGATAAGCCTTGTAAGAAAGAGTTTAACCTCCCTTCAGGACTGTCAAACTCAGAGGGAACACAAGGGGAAATGCAAGAACCTTCATCTTCTACAAAAGTAGATGCTGATAATATATATTTCTCTTCTGGTGATGATACATGTACAGAAATTTCTGTAGTATCCACTGAAAATAATCTTACTACATCTGAAATATGCCACTCTCCCCTCCCAGAAACTGCATCCTCAACAGATGAGTCGGGTACCGAGGCCAAAAGTATAAGCGGTGTATCTTCTAGTAGTCAGTCAATGGATGTTGATCCTTCTAATATAATGTCCCTCAAGATCATCATCAGTGATGATCCATTTATTTCATCAGACACAGAGTTAAATAACGCTGTTTCCAGCATCACGGGAGAAAATTTGCCGACTATAATACTGTCTTCTCCAGCCAAATCCCCAACCAAAACTGCAGGCCTGTCCAAATGTCTAACTtcagaagacacagaaaaaaacgTGGATTCAGCTTTGGCAGAGCAAAATCTTCTTGTGCTTAGACCTAAGGATCCTGCGGTCACCTCAGTTAACACTCAGAATGAAGACTGCACCGTTTTTTCAGTTGCAGGTGCAACAAATCTTTCCAAAGAAGGGGGATTTATACAGTTGATGCCAGCAACAAGCACAGCTTTTGGGAATTCAAACAACCTTTATATAGCCACCTGTGTGACTGATCCAGCTACTTTGGGCACAGCTGTAACACCATCAAATGTAGTTGTATTGCCTGGCAATTCCATGCCGCTTGCTGCCCAAGCTCCAGCTGTACAACAATTACGGACTCCTCCCAGATCCAGCAATGCATTTGCAGCAAACCAGACTGTCTCCCCAAACTTCCCGCAAG GTTCTGCCATTATAATTGCATCTCCGGTGCAACCTGTTTTGCAAGGAATGGTGGGAATGATACCTCTCTCAGTAGTAGGacaaaatggaaatacattttcagcccctgcccgccag GTTCTACATATGCCTGTGGCTAATCCAGTGTGCAACAGAAGTGTCCCAAAACTTCCCATACCTCCCAAATCACAAAAGATTCCTGGAGCAAGAAACAAGTCTAATACAG GAAAATTGGTACCAAATGTAGCTGAGCCTTTGAGCCATATAAATTCTCGAACACAAAG GACTGGGAATTCGGACAAGATTATCACTGCAGAActgggaaggaaagcagaggagagctTACCTGTTGCACCAGTAGAGAGCACAAGCTCAAATTCAAGACAAAGTGAAAGTCACAGGAGAGTGCTTTGCTTTGATAATGTCCTACCCACTCCAGGAGGAAACACCCAAATTCAGACTACTAAGAGTTTATCCCAAAAAGAACGAACCGAAAATACTTTATTTGCTGTTGACTCTGCATCATCCTCTGCTAAAGCACAGgtagcaaagagagagaaagataaaaCATTGCCTAGAATTCTGTGTAAGCCAGAAGTTGGTAGCAACAGAAGCACAGCTGCAAAGGAGCCACAGCCCGAGCGGAAGGTGGCAACTGCAGGGCTTCCATTAGATCCCTTCCATAAGACTacagcaaataaagaaaatgaattacGAAGGGATACTGATGAAAAACAGAAGAACCAGGACACTGCCAAACTCTCAAATGGCCAACAGACTGTTAGCTTATGGAATGAGAAAACGGTTGCTTCGGTGCAAGAGCTGAACAAAAAGCAAGGGTCGCTGTCGAATGGGAATGGCAAATCTTCAGTGTCCATTTCTTTAGCTTCGAAGGAGCCAAAGCGGGAACCAGCTAAAGTTTCCAACCAAGGCCTTTGCCTGTCAAGTCCATTCACTAAACAATGTGTGGAAATGTTGCAAGACATTCAGTGGCATAGCCCGACTAGTAAAACAGTTGAAAATGGAGAATTGCCGGTACCCCGTACGCCATCTGGAGTTGGGGACAGACATACAGATGATACTACAGATAGTGTACGGACACCGACCTGTCGGCGCTTCAACGAGGATAGCACAACCCCTAGAATAATGGTACCCCCTGCTACGCCAGActtgcctgcctgcagcccagctaGTGAAACAGGTAGCGAAAATAGCGTCAGCATGGCTGCTCACACGCTGATGATACTGTCACGGGCAGCTATTGCAAGGACTAGCACTGCAACCCCCCTGAAGGACAATACTCAGCAGTTCAGATCTTTAAGGAGCacagtaaagaaaaggaaactagAGGACTTGAATGAGGGTGAGAGAAACTCTCGTTCTGCAAATAGAAAAGACCTTCAAAGCTCTCCAACACcatcaaagaagaagaaaataaag AAAAAGAAGCTACCAAATTCTTTTCCAGCAGGAATGGATGTGGACAAGTTCTTGTTGTCTTTGCATTACgatgaatga
- the LOC126048343 gene encoding protein NPAT isoform X3 produces MLLPSDVARLVLGYLQQEKLLATCREFILESSDLKEYAEHCTEDGFIPACLLSLCGKNLTTILNEYVAMKTKETTNEVPAMMSSLWKKLDYTLSQIRSMQNSTGFSANQRTRTRSGIVEMKRQRMLQQSAPANSGLLSVAHQSGPQNSSSIVSPQVIHRPTINQSMSQARLNTLFVHQSQTQENKISTGDFIHIQVPASQERKLHSNLLSPGRRKSESQKRKSIATSGPLSAARSSQDPDEVVTEKESEPLEEFIDGNFPQLVIENAREKILSNKSLQEKLAENINKILGSDGNVTQAPKQTDSGPTEQETSIDEILGLQGEIHMSEEAIQDILEQTESDPAFQALFDLFDYGDNSRESLSCKGFQLGEASCVLKTSVNDDDMAKKNTTNEQLHGNCRPKKQTEVLKTVTPEHIGELEITFDSVPGLTEPNKRQSSDSECNEHCGDSYDKKESSALVSESERAMEIEKGPLSHSAQSSPNLEYVHSGSPQISLISLAEGTTASENKTRSGSKCHLSPDKSLSEKTLTESPSDGSPGHSVLLRKNNSSISSPSADAGKEQAATNDTAALPGIFQENSSHHSNQQEQSTQSDCAVARSAVKILELDKTELQLEVVDTSNKTYSNDQHTLDKPCKKEFNLPSGLSNSEGTQGEMQEPSSSTKVDADNIYFSSGDDTCTEISVVSTENNLTTSEICHSPLPETASSTDESGTEAKSISGVSSSSQSMDVDPSNIMSLKIIISDDPFISSDTELNNAVSSITGENLPTIILSSPAKSPTKTAGLSKCLTSEDTEKNVDSALAEQNLLVLRPKDPAVTSVNTQNEDCTVFSVAGATNLSKEGGFIQLMPATSTAFGNSNNLYIATCVTDPATLGTAVTPSNVVVLPGNSMPLAAQAPAVQQLRTPPRSSNAFAANQTVSPNFPQGSAIIIASPVQPVLQGMVGMIPLSVVGQNGNTFSAPARQVLHMPVANPVCNRSVPKLPIPPKSQKIPGARNKSNTGKLVPNVAEPLSHINSRTQRTGNSDKIITAELGRKAEESLPVAPVESTSSNSRQSESHRRVLCFDNVLPTPGGNTQIQTTKSLSQKERTENTLFAVDSASSSAKAQVAKREKDKTLPRILCKPEVGSNRSTAAKEPQPERKVATAGLPLDPFHKTTANKENELRRDTDEKQKNQDTAKLSNGQQTVSLWNEKTVASVQELNKKQGSLSNGNGKSSVSISLASKEPKREPAKVSNQGLCLSSPFTKQCVEMLQDIQWHSPTSKTVENGELPVPRTPSGVGDRHTDDTTDSVRTPTCRRFNEDSTTPRIMVPPATPDLPACSPASETGSENSVSMAAHTLMILSRAAIARTSTATPLKDNTQQFRSLRSTVKKRKLEDLNEGERNSRSANRKDLQSSPTPSKKKKIKKKKLPNSFPAGMDVDKFLLSLHYDE; encoded by the exons ATGCTGCTGCCGTCCGACGTGGCCCGGCTGGTGCTGG GGTATTTACAACAGGAAAAACTTCTAGCTACCTGCCGtgaatttattttggaaagctCAGATTTGAAAGAATATGCAGAGCATTGTACAGAGGATGGATTTAttccagcctgcttgctg tccctgTGTGGAAAAAACTTGACAACTATTCTTAATGAATACGTAGCCATGAAAACAAAAG AAACAACAAATGAAGTTCCAGCAATGATGTCATCTCTGTGGAAAAAATTAGACTATACACTTTCTCAGATCAG GAGCATGCAGAATTCAACAGGATTTTCTGCTAATCAAAGGA CACGTACAAGAAGTGGAATTGTAGAAATGAAAAGACAGAGAATGCTTCAGCAATCAGCTCCTGCAAACTCAGGATTGTTGTCAGTAGCCCATCAGTCAGGGCCACAAAATTCCTCTTCTATTGTATCTCCTCAAGTTATTCACAGGCCAACAATAAATCAAAGCATGTCACAGGCAAGACTGAATACATTGTTTGTGCACCAGTCACAAACCCAGGAAAACAAGATCAGCA caGGAGATTTCATACACATTCAAGTTCCAGCATCACAAGAACGAAAGCTTCATTCAAACTTGCTTTCTCCAGGGAGACGGAAAAG TGAAtctcagaagaggaaaagcattGCAACATCTGGGCCTCTTTCAGCAGCTAGAAGTTCTCAAGACCCTGATGAAGttgtaacagaaaaagaaagtgagCCGCTTGAAGAATTCATAGATGGTAACTTCCCA CAACTGGTTATTGAAAATGCCAGAGAAAAAATCTTGAGCAACAAATCTCTTCAGGAGAAGCTTGCTGAGAACATTAACAAAATCCTGGGCAG TGATGGCAATGTCACTCAAGCCCCTAAACAGACAGACAGTGGTCCCACAGAGCAGGAGACTTCAATTGATGAAATTCTTGGACTTCAG GGTGAAATTCATATGTCAGAAGAGGCTATACAGGACATTCTAGAACAGACAGAATCAGATCCAGCTTTTCAGGCACTCTTTGACTTGTTTGATTATG GTGATAATTCTAGAGAATCACTATCCTGTAAAGGTTTTCAGTTAGGAGAAGCATCATGTGTCTTGAAGACCAGCGTTAATGATGATGATATGGCTAAGAAAAATACAACCAATGAGCAGTTGCATGGAAATTGTAGGCCAAAGAAGCAGACTGAAGTacttaaaactgttacccctgaACACATTGGAGAGCTTGAAATCACTTTTGACTCTGTGCCTGGTTTGACTGAACCTAACAAGAGACAGAGTTCTGATAGTGAATGTAATGAACACTGTGGAGATTCTTATGATAAAAAAGAGTCCTCTGCATTAGTATCTGAAAGTGAAAGAGCCATGGAAATTGAAAAAGGCCCACTAAGTCATAGTGCTCAAAGTAGTCCTAATTTAGAATATGTTCATTCTGGTAGTCCGCAGATTTCTTTGATTTCATTGGCAGAGGGTACTACAGCCAGCGAAAACAAAACACGTTCTGGAAGTAAATGTCACTTATCACCAGATAAATCACTATCTGAAAAAACACTTACTGAAAGCCCTTCTGATGGGAGCCCTGGCCACAGTGTACTGCTGAGAAAAAACAATTCATCAATTTCTAGCCCATCAGCAGATGCAGGAAAAGAACAGGCTGCAACAAATGATACAGCTGCCTTACCTGGTATCTTTCAGGAGAACTCTAGCCACCACTCTAACCAACAGGAACAGAGTACGCAGTCAGACTGTGCTGTTGCAAGATCTGCAGTGAAGATTTTGGAACTTGACAAAACAGAGTTGCAGCTTGAAGTTGTTGATACTTCTAACAAAACTTACTCAAATGATCAGCATACACTTGATAAGCCTTGTAAGAAAGAGTTTAACCTCCCTTCAGGACTGTCAAACTCAGAGGGAACACAAGGGGAAATGCAAGAACCTTCATCTTCTACAAAAGTAGATGCTGATAATATATATTTCTCTTCTGGTGATGATACATGTACAGAAATTTCTGTAGTATCCACTGAAAATAATCTTACTACATCTGAAATATGCCACTCTCCCCTCCCAGAAACTGCATCCTCAACAGATGAGTCGGGTACCGAGGCCAAAAGTATAAGCGGTGTATCTTCTAGTAGTCAGTCAATGGATGTTGATCCTTCTAATATAATGTCCCTCAAGATCATCATCAGTGATGATCCATTTATTTCATCAGACACAGAGTTAAATAACGCTGTTTCCAGCATCACGGGAGAAAATTTGCCGACTATAATACTGTCTTCTCCAGCCAAATCCCCAACCAAAACTGCAGGCCTGTCCAAATGTCTAACTtcagaagacacagaaaaaaacgTGGATTCAGCTTTGGCAGAGCAAAATCTTCTTGTGCTTAGACCTAAGGATCCTGCGGTCACCTCAGTTAACACTCAGAATGAAGACTGCACCGTTTTTTCAGTTGCAGGTGCAACAAATCTTTCCAAAGAAGGGGGATTTATACAGTTGATGCCAGCAACAAGCACAGCTTTTGGGAATTCAAACAACCTTTATATAGCCACCTGTGTGACTGATCCAGCTACTTTGGGCACAGCTGTAACACCATCAAATGTAGTTGTATTGCCTGGCAATTCCATGCCGCTTGCTGCCCAAGCTCCAGCTGTACAACAATTACGGACTCCTCCCAGATCCAGCAATGCATTTGCAGCAAACCAGACTGTCTCCCCAAACTTCCCGCAAG GTTCTGCCATTATAATTGCATCTCCGGTGCAACCTGTTTTGCAAGGAATGGTGGGAATGATACCTCTCTCAGTAGTAGGacaaaatggaaatacattttcagcccctgcccgccag GTTCTACATATGCCTGTGGCTAATCCAGTGTGCAACAGAAGTGTCCCAAAACTTCCCATACCTCCCAAATCACAAAAGATTCCTGGAGCAAGAAACAAGTCTAATACAG GAAAATTGGTACCAAATGTAGCTGAGCCTTTGAGCCATATAAATTCTCGAACACAAAG GACTGGGAATTCGGACAAGATTATCACTGCAGAActgggaaggaaagcagaggagagctTACCTGTTGCACCAGTAGAGAGCACAAGCTCAAATTCAAGACAAAGTGAAAGTCACAGGAGAGTGCTTTGCTTTGATAATGTCCTACCCACTCCAGGAGGAAACACCCAAATTCAGACTACTAAGAGTTTATCCCAAAAAGAACGAACCGAAAATACTTTATTTGCTGTTGACTCTGCATCATCCTCTGCTAAAGCACAGgtagcaaagagagagaaagataaaaCATTGCCTAGAATTCTGTGTAAGCCAGAAGTTGGTAGCAACAGAAGCACAGCTGCAAAGGAGCCACAGCCCGAGCGGAAGGTGGCAACTGCAGGGCTTCCATTAGATCCCTTCCATAAGACTacagcaaataaagaaaatgaattacGAAGGGATACTGATGAAAAACAGAAGAACCAGGACACTGCCAAACTCTCAAATGGCCAACAGACTGTTAGCTTATGGAATGAGAAAACGGTTGCTTCGGTGCAAGAGCTGAACAAAAAGCAAGGGTCGCTGTCGAATGGGAATGGCAAATCTTCAGTGTCCATTTCTTTAGCTTCGAAGGAGCCAAAGCGGGAACCAGCTAAAGTTTCCAACCAAGGCCTTTGCCTGTCAAGTCCATTCACTAAACAATGTGTGGAAATGTTGCAAGACATTCAGTGGCATAGCCCGACTAGTAAAACAGTTGAAAATGGAGAATTGCCGGTACCCCGTACGCCATCTGGAGTTGGGGACAGACATACAGATGATACTACAGATAGTGTACGGACACCGACCTGTCGGCGCTTCAACGAGGATAGCACAACCCCTAGAATAATGGTACCCCCTGCTACGCCAGActtgcctgcctgcagcccagctaGTGAAACAGGTAGCGAAAATAGCGTCAGCATGGCTGCTCACACGCTGATGATACTGTCACGGGCAGCTATTGCAAGGACTAGCACTGCAACCCCCCTGAAGGACAATACTCAGCAGTTCAGATCTTTAAGGAGCacagtaaagaaaaggaaactagAGGACTTGAATGAGGGTGAGAGAAACTCTCGTTCTGCAAATAGAAAAGACCTTCAAAGCTCTCCAACACcatcaaagaagaagaaaataaag AAAAAGAAGCTACCAAATTCTTTTCCAGCAGGAATGGATGTGGACAAGTTCTTGTTGTCTTTGCATTACgatgaatga